The DNA sequence GCTTAACTCagagtttttctttttcttgctttgctTAAGAGAAATCACATGGAGTTggacaaagagaagagaaagattgGTTTCGGTAGTGTGATATTTAGTTCAAATGGGAATGAAATTAAATTACTTAGTTAGCAACCAACTGAATAATTGGACTTGAATGTGGACCACCAATTTAGGCTTATTTATAGATATGGGCCCACTTCATCAATTTGAGGCCTGAAGCATTTCTTTGTTTTAGATAGGGATTTGTTGTTGTAATCAACAATTCTTTGAGCTTGAATGTATGTGTGTGtgggcttgttttcttgcttCTTGGGCCAGTgtgactaaattaattttctaCACACTAAACGAACTAATTACACATATAATTAACTTTTAATCTAATAATATGTTTAGTCATCATCTCTAAAATGTTATTAGTTCTTCAAACTCAATCGTTTTCTTCACCCTACTTGTCAAGCCTTCCTCCAAATCTCCTCAAGTTAGAATCTTCTAATTTTTTGCTTAGCTTTGTTCGGGTCACCTGATAAGTTAATGAGGATGGGGCAATAGTATGATTTATACCTGTAAAGATGTTGCACAGTTGTCTTTGAGCTGGCCTTTCTCCATTCAAGATTTGCAAAGTCTCTGTCTAGACATTCTTATGTATTATTTTCTGCGGGTTGACCATTTGTCCAAGTGAAAGAATGACCAACATAGCCCGGTCCTAAAGACCAATGTCTAGAACATCTTAAAATCCCTTTATTTGTGAATGGATGACTCTATTTCTTCCTAATTTCTCATGTTGGCTTAGGACCTGGTTAAAATCTCCAAACATCATCCATAGCATATTCGATACACTACAAAGAGCTTTAATTAAATCTCAACTCACATGTTTATTCTGATTTTTCGGACAGCTATAAAACTCTGTTGCTCTCCACTTTTAGTTATCATCTTTCTGAACCACCTCTATATGGTTAATCGACATTGAGGTAATGTGAACCTCCAACAAGCTATCCCACAAACATGTCAAACCTCCATCCCtttgtctttcttctccttgGCAATCTACACTAACAATATTCCCGAGTCCTACACTATATTTGGTATTGTTATCTCCTCTGATTTCTTCCTTGTTTCTATAAGGAAAACAAAGTTGGGATCTTTTTTGTTTAATAAGCTTATGCAAACTCTCATTGCCCATAGGTTCCCAATCCCACAACACTTCCAATTTATGATTTTCATGCCTCTCGGCAGAGCTGTCTCTGCCTTTCCAATCATTGAAGTGATTGTTATCTTCTTAATCTGTGGTTCTCCTCCCTCCCGTACCCCCTTTCCTCTCACTCCCATCAACTTAGTATATGAGATTCACAGTTCAAATTGTACGTGCTTTCAATTGGAAAAGAACGAGAAATCTATTTTGATTCCCAAAACCATCGTAATgacatgaatttattttttcttcctgCTACAGATGATTGATGATCAAGATttgagtttctttgccaattTCCTTGGCATCTTCATTTTTGTACTGGTGATAGCTTACCAATTTGTTATGGATGATCCAAAGTATACAGGAAACTAGGGTACTCTGAATTTCACTGCTGTTGTGCTCATTCTGCTCACTGCTAGTACTCTAAATTTTACTACATTGTTGTGCTTTTTGTGCTCATTGtttttaggaaaagtataggtagataataaaaatattaaacaatgtgaacaatgaatgtatcggatgttcatttcactaggtatacggatggttattctaatattaagatttaggtggataatttggaggtgtagtgtgtttttatttgatcGGTGGTTGTTCATGTTATTCAAAAAAGTCATTAGTTAgttcaatgaaatttttttgtgACTATCTTAATGAGTTCAATTATGATATAATGACTAATGAATGATAAATTGTTAATAATTGAAGATCAAATGTTATATTAGATTTTGGTTGATAAagtgttttaaatttggaagatattttaaaatttatattaaactataaCTATGTTTTAgagtattatttataatttatttattatattattataaaacgaTTTTTCGGTTAGACTACAGTTAAACTGATTAGACTAATGAACCAGTAATTAAAATGGTTCGATGATTGATTCGATTTTCAAAACCTTGTTTTGGTTTTGTTTTCTTATGCTCAAGTTTTTTTCCCCAAAATGTTCAGCTTTTAGCCATGGACCCTACCGCTTGGATCCGTCCCTCCTGTCAATTGTATCCTGTCCCTACGTGTATCCCTTTTTTAAAAAGTGTTTCCACATTTATCTTGATCGTAGCCATAATAAACTTGCATTGCTTCTTAACAGTCTCAAAGATGGAGCACTCCCTCCTTTACTTTTTCcatgcttgttgcaatttatttGCCCTAATTTGACAATTTTGCAGTATTTTGGAAGTCTCCAAATTTGAAGTTTGACTTCTATAATGTCGAATTCCTTCTCAAATGAATTTTCATTCCTCTCTCGAATTTTCACTATGACCTATGAGTTTCTAAAGAACCATGGGTTGTCTCTGAAGGCTTTGtccagataaaaaaaatattatttggttAGTTATATAAATTCGAATAAGACAAGTATGTTGCACAATATAATACGTAAAATTATttggtatatataaaaaataatataatttttatctctggaaagaaaaagagaaaaaatgagaTATATAATtgacaaataataatatttatacatGTGTACTTGTGAAACTAATTAGAATGATTAGAtcgaaattgaaaaataaagaagaatgagaaaAAATGATAGGAtataagaaggaaagaagagagtGAGCGAAACGAAAGAGGCGAAAAATTTTAGGTGAAGAAGATAATATTGTATGACAAATGTGAttttatatattgaaaataaatagaaatatattttatatgagaaaataaaataagttttataatttaattatatctattaaaaaaataacatatcaagTAATTTAAAGAGTAGAGATATTAATTTGAGTCAAATTAACCTACCATGCTTCTAAAAGGGATGAGTTTTTTAATCATTGACTAGATTTTGGATGGTGGATATGAGATAGGCATAAGTAGTAAGTAGTTGATGCTCTGAAGAGTATCTATTCTGGATATatataaatgacagaaattaattaAAGAATAGAAGTAAAAATGGTGTTATTCAAATATATTGTTGCATGACGTGTAATTCATAAATGTGAATCTGTAAGATTTAGTAACTTGCAAAATGTAGGTTACGTTTTGACTGCAACAGGAAAAGAAAAAGCTGCATGCACGCTACAAAACACAGCTTGCGTTCGGCAGGGAAGGTGCTTCAAGTTTGAAAATGTTTCCCTACTCTCTGCATGCAGACAAGGACTACTGTGTTGACCGCCTGAGAACTTCCAAAATGAAAGTTTTGTTTGGCAACTGTCAGGGCCAAAACGTAGATTGCGTTTGGCAGACTCTCTGGCTGCATGAACACCACGTGTTGGAGGAGAGCGGTGATGGAGTCTTTAAAACACAAAATgcagaaaaaaaggaaagaagagtgAAAAGGCTTGCTGAGAGAGAGCTTAGTGAGGGGTTCTTGTAAGGTTGTGCTGAGAGTTtgtgagaggaagaagaagaatagaaggttTAAGATAGatattataaaacaaaaaatagttaGGGCatgattttactaaatttaaagaATACATTATTGAATATTTGGATCATTCTCAatggataaataattttttttaatatttaatgatatatatatatatatttgaattttatttatttatgttatagttggtaattttattattattatcattattattaatattattattacggTTTATTATTGctactgttgttgttgttatatttgagtaattattaCTATAATGagtatattattatttgtttatgatagtgATTATGATAATgcgaataatttattattattttttaataattaataatactttttaataatttattattattttttacgaTAATAATAATACTGTTTAAAAAATGCATGACCGTTATCttgtttttattaataattataaatatataagtaACTGTTATTATTAACATTTTATTAACatagtattatttaaaaaaaatgacacGGTTcatgaaaattttaattattattattagtagtagattattattattattagtaaccgtaaccgtattattattattattattattattattattattattattattattattattattattattattattagtgttttCGGTTTTAGGAAAACAAGTATtgaattaattatgattattatgTTGTTCCATGTTTATAATAATTAGTGTATAAACTCGTTCTCAGcacagaaaaatttataaaagtaaaaaaaaattatatgttttgatatttaaaacaaaaatacaaaataattattattttaagaaatttataaaattattatcaaaattaaactttaacTTAAAAAAGggagtaataattattttatatcttttaaaataaaataaaataattatacactaatacagaatttaaaataaaattaacatattTACATTAGAATCCTATTTTTTCAAAGACTTCTCTATAAACAACATTGATGGTTGAATTTGCAGACATTCCTACGTGATTCATAAGTAAAACTTTTAaacctctcttactcttaactcttgaaagtGCCACATATAGTTGGCCATGTGTAAAAACTGGTCTGGGCAAGTACAATCCAACGTGAGATAAAGTTTGTCTCTGAGACTTATTAATTGTCATGGCAAACGATACTATTATGGGAAACTGTCTTCGTTGGAATCTAATTGGGACGGTTTCATTTGTTGGTACCATATTCATTCTTGGAATCAAAGCAATATGACCAACATTGTTACCCGTTAAGACTTCACATTCTATGACATGATTTTCAACCTTCCTAACTTGTAGTCTTGTACCATTACAAAGACTACTGGATTGGTCAATATTCCTTAGTAACATCATCGGAACACCAaccttgagtattaatttatgtggAGGAAAACCAGAACAATTTATGCTATTCAATAATTCAGGACCATAGAGATCTAGTTGACACTCCATATTTCCTTCATCCATACAAATAGAATCCGAACTAAGATATAATTTTTCCCCTCCAGGAATGATAGCCATCAGATGGTTGTTGACCTCTTCAACAATGTCTAGTGTGGGAGCCAGTATAGTTCTTGCTTTGAAAAAATCCTTTGAGGAcatgttttttaaaatatttggataagaaaaatgaaccaactcatcaaatgccTGGTCCGAAGAAGGAATAACAATATTTCCTGGAAGACATATCTCAGATTCACTATCCATATTTTCACCTATTAGACCATCACCAACTTTTAATAACCACTCACCAAATTGCTCTGTCTCATCTTGATCTGAAGCAGTCATCCCTACAAAGAGTctcatattttttgttagtttgagcaCCTGACAAAACTTCCAAAGGTAAGACGAATTCACGGTTGAATGAACGATATCTTGTCTTGATCCTCATGGAATGACAGGAAGAATTTGTCTAAAGTCTCCACCTAGTAcaaccacttttcctccaaagGGCAAATCTTTTTTATATGTTGGAGAAGACCTCATGATATCACCCAAGCATTTATCAAGTGCTTTATAGCAGTACCTACTAACCATTGGAGCCTCATCCCAAATTATAAGTTTGGCTTTCAACAGCAACATTGCTTGAGGGGAACCAGGTTTGATGTTACATACAGAATCCTCAGTTATATTCAGTGGTATTTTGAATCTTGAGTGTGCCGTTCTTCCATTGGGAAGAAGTAAAGATGCAATACCACTCGAAGCAACGTTTAACACTATATCATCCCTTGAGCGAATCTCAGCAGACATAAGGTTCCAGAGAAATGTTTTTCCAGTACCCCATGACCATACACAAAGAAAAAACCCCCTTCATCACAATACATAGCTGTAACAATTTTATCGAATGCATATCTCTGCTCAGGTGTTGCAATGGCTAACATGTCTGAGGCATTTTTCTTTAAATCATCCCTGTTAAAGTTTAGCTCTTCCCTAATAACCCTTTCGGTTAACAAAGAACTGTCAACTTCAGTTGCTAAAGGCATAGGAGGATAGTCTTTCAATGTTTTACCATAGGAATATAAGATCTTGTCTATATCCATTAAGCACAACTGCTTAATCTCATCATTTGACATTGTTAACTCTGCATATTATACGATACTataaaaattcaatcaaactaaaaatgatcaataaggaagaacttttatcattgtaattaataaaaacttACCCCTCATGTTCATCACGGCTCGCTGTCGATACAAAATATCATCTGACAGTTCATGCCAACATCTATTCCAGACATGTTCTGGTCTTGAGATATTGTTGGATGTTAATAGAATGACAAATAACCTTCTAACATATGATCCTGAGGCCCATGAGCTTGCTTCCTTAATTGCATCAATGAATTCTTTGTCATCCTGCAAGAGTCCAAGGGCGAAGCATGCATCTCTATACGTAGCATAAATTGTTCCTCCTACTGTTCTTATATCTCGAAAACTCATACATCCTCTTTGAGTATTCAAGAGAAGTCGTTGATAATATTCTTCGGTATTTGCTGCAAAAAACTTGGTTAAAATTTGACTTTTAAGTTGTTAAATGGATTAAGCTatgctattttatttattatgtggCTACATATCCGCATaagaataatttttcgaaaaaatatagaaaaataaaaattgtttaaTCCACAGATTATAACTGTTGAAAGTTATCTGAACATTTATTTTCTAATGTAGATAAATCGAATAAAATGGGCGTGGGGTACAGGCTATTAAGATTTTAATAAATCATTAAATaagtaagataaaaaaaatgaatataaacTCGTCATTACCTGCAGGTACATGAGTCAACCTTCCAATTGCGAAGCCTTTCTTTCGAGGAAACCACTTTGAAGAATCGTCCTTCCAAACAAACTTGGTTGGAAACTCAACATAAGTCAGACTTCGAGTATAAGGATATGACATGTTCGCCGCCATCCATCCCAAAAACATGGACTTATGAGATATTGCTCTTTCGACGATATCATTCACAGCAGAAGTTTCACCATAAACCACAGGCTGCTCATCCTCCAAATAGAATGGAAGTCTAATCACAAATggttctttctcttggatttcgTATCCAAATAGACGCCAAACTGCCTCACATGCCGAAATGTACCTACAATCATAGTAATTCCTAATTTCGTCAACAACTTGTGTGGCTTCTGACGGATCACCAGCATTGTATAGAGTAGCTGTTACGCGGTCATTACCCTTGTGTACATACTTAAACAGATACTTAATAGAACTTGTTTGGCATGTGTATTCCACATTTATGTGGCACCCAAACTTGAGCAACAATTTTGGATTATACAGAACAATGAACTTATTGTCTAGTacacattttcttttcttcactgTTCGACCGTTGTCAATACGCCTATATTTGGGAAATCCGGCCTCGTCAATGAGTGTTCGTTGTCTAAACTCTTTAGGATAGAACTTTGAACAGGATCCGTTCTTCATGCAAGGAGAATTCTTGTTGTACGGACCACATGGACCATGTACCATGTAATTTTGAACAGCTCCATATAGATTTGGCCTTTCATTTTCATCAGGAATCTCAGCtgttatatgtttgtctatgtctTCTGGTGTTTGTGGCTTGAACTCGTTACTCATGAATAAAAGGATATGTGCATGCGGAAGCCCTCTCTTTTGAAACTCTACGGTGCAAACatctgaaaattgaaaaagacaaaTGAGCAAAGCATTACAACATAAGATTTTAATAAAGAATTACATAAACACAGACTTACATCCCAAAATTTTGCCAAAGATTTTTCCCTCTTTTAGGTCATCAATCAAACCATCAAGCTTGATCCTGAAAACTCGACACAATATATCAGGACGGTCTTCTGCCTTCAATCCAATGGGAGTCACTTCTCTTGTTATCTCATCCCATTCAGGGTTGCAGGTCATGGTAATAAAATAGCTAGGATATCCTACATATCTGCAAAATACAAATGCATCTTTACAATTATTCATCATATACCTAGGTCTACCGGTAAAAGTACTGGGAAGAATGATTCTTTTGCCAAGCCTTGCAGCATCTACATCCCCGTTTATAAGACTTTCATGCAGACATTTGTATTTATCAACCCTCAACTGTGGTTGTTTACACCTAAAGAATTTTAACATCTCTGATTCCACCATTGTGTAGGCATCTACCAGAAACTGTTGGAATAATCTCTTTGATATCAGAATTAGCGGAGATTCACCCGTCCTTTTCTGTTGTCGAAAAGCAAAGAACTGTCGCAAAgtgattgttttatttttctttgtatgtCTAGCGGAGATAGAATCTGATGTTGCAATACCAAAATAAAATCCATCCTCCCCATATGGAAACAACAATGGATATTGCAAGGCTAAATAAGATGGATGAAAAATATCAATCCGCTGGAGCTTTTTAGATTGACTCTCTATAATAATATCTCTATCTTTGCTAAGTTGATCGACATCGCTAACAATCAATGCAGCCACTTCAGATGcagatggcaagttgtatgtcctGCCATCTGTATGTTCCCGTACCTTGtacgggataatacataaaattatattaaaatttttattaaaaattaaataatatatatagtaattattattataaatattttataaagttataattaaaatcaaactctcaaaatttttaatattaaaatatcaaaaataattagtatttgtcttaatcaatttgagtttgttaagtgatcatctcactctttcgcttaaacaactattaggagttagaatctcgccttgtgtatatagcaatccattggctagcgataaacccttaataaatagagtatCAATACGTGGTTAGACTTGGCAGGAGTTTTTGAATACGCAGGTACCCGACCCGTCCATACCCGGATGAAAAGGGTAATAACTTGACCCGAGTCGGGGCAGATTTTGCTCAAGACAGGGTATAGACGGGTTTAGAGTGTACCCGCcccgaatatatacatataaatacttTTTAGGAATTAGAATTTGCCTCACATCACACATGATTCATAGCTTCGGTCTATACTTTATAGCCATGCAAG is a window from the Arachis hypogaea cultivar Tifrunner chromosome 1, arahy.Tifrunner.gnm2.J5K5, whole genome shotgun sequence genome containing:
- the LOC140183824 gene encoding uncharacterized protein; this translates as MSSKDFFKARTILAPTLDIVEEVNNHLMAIIPGGEKLYLSSDSICMDEGNMECQLDLYGPELLNSINCSGFPPHKLILKVGVPMMLLRNIDQSSSLCNGTRLQVRKVENHVIECEVLTGNNVGHIALIPRMNMVPTNETVPIRFQRRQFPIIVSFAMTINKSQRQTLSHVGLYLPRPVFTHGQLYVALSRVKSKRGLKVLLMNHVGMSANSTINVVYREVFEKIGF
- the LOC112767895 gene encoding uncharacterized protein, giving the protein MTLIGQSREGSHSGKLHDGSRNLCRKRLFVAVREHTDGRTYNLPSASEVAALIVSDVDQLSKDRDIIIESQSKKLQRIDIFHPSYLALQYPLLFPYGEDGFYFGIATSDSISARHTKKNKTITLRQFFAFRQQKRTGESPLILISKRLFQQFLVDAYTMVESEMLKFFRCKQPQLRVDKYKCLHESLINGDVDAARLGKRIILPSTFTGRPRYVGYPSYFITMTCNPEWDEITREVTPIGLKAEDRPDILCRVFRIKLDGLIDDLKEGKIFGKILGYVCTVEFQKRGLPHAHILLFMSNEFKPQTPEDIDKHITAEIPDENERPNLYGAVQNYMVHGPCGPYNKNSPCMKNGSCSKFYPKEFRQRTLIDEAGFPKYRRIDNGRTVKKRKCVLDNKFIVLYNPKLLLKFGCHINVEYTCQTSSIKYLFKYVHKGNDRVTATLYNAGDPSEATQVVDEIRNYYDCRYISACEAVWRLFGYEIQEKEPFVIRLPFYLEDEQPVVYGETSAVNDIVERAISHKSMFLGWMAANMSYPYTRSLTYVEFPTKFVWKDDSSKWFPRKKGFAIGRLTHVPAANTEEYYQRLLLNTQRGCMSFRDIRTVGGTIYATYRDACFALGLLQDDKEFIDAIKEASSWASGSYVRRLFVILLTSNNISRPEHVWNRCWHELSDDILYRQRAVMNMRELTMSNDEIKQLCLMDIDKILYSYGKTLKDYPPMPLATEVDSSLLTERVIREELNFNRDDLKKNASDMLAIATPEQRYAFDKIVTAMYCDEGGFFFVYGHGIRSRDDIVLNVASSGIASLLLPNGRTAHSRFKIPLNITEDSVCNIKPGSPQAMLLLKAKLIIWDEAPMVSRYCYKALDKCLGDIMRSSPTYKKDLPFGGKVVVLGGDFRQILPVIP